A stretch of DNA from Papaver somniferum cultivar HN1 unplaced genomic scaffold, ASM357369v1 unplaced-scaffold_79, whole genome shotgun sequence:
AGTCGTCTGTATGGTTGTTGATCTTTTCTCTACAGGTGCTATTGATATTGCTAATGAATTTAGCATCAATAATGCTTATATATTTATTTCATCAACTGCTATGCTTTTGTCTTCGATTTACCATGCACCCAAACTGGACCAGGCTTACTCTTGTGAGTATAGAGATGTACCTGGCCTGATTCAGATTCCAGGTTGTGTACCGATCCGCGGGGCCGATCTTATGAACCCATTTGAAGATAGGAAGACAGAGGCTTATGCAAGTTTTTTACAGTGTTGGAAAAAGTTAAATTTGGGTAAGGGCATCTTCATTAATAGCTTTGAGGAAATTGAATATGGTGCTATTGAGGTTTTGAATGGGAAACAATGGGATAATCCGCCGGTTTATGCAATTGGACCGCTTACTAGAACTGGTGTACGCGATGGCGGATCTGACGAGTTAGGTTGTCTGAAGTATTTAGATAACCAACCACCCAGCTCTGTTTTGTTTGTGTCGTTCGGTAGCGGAGGAACTCTCTCTGGTGAGCAACTAACTGAATTGGCTTTAGGGTTGGAAATGAGTAACCAAAGGTTTTTGTGGTTCTTAAAAAGTCCTGCTCCTATTGACAAGGCTGCAAGTACATGTTACTTGAGTGCCCAAAGTGTTGAGGATCCTTCTGTAGTCTTACCAAAAGGGTTTTTGGATAGAACCCTAGATTCGGGTATGGTTGTTTCTTCATGGGCACCACAAGTTGAAATACTTAGTCACAAATCAACCGGTGGGTTTTTAAGCCATTGTGGGTGGAACTCAACCCTTGAAAGCATCTTGCAGGGTGTACCCTTAATTGCATGGCCACTCTTTGCAGAGCAGACGATGAATGCGGTTATGCTCACAGAAAACATGAAAGTAGCTCTAAGGCCTAAACCAATGGAAAATGGGATTATAGGACGTGATgagatttgtaaggttgtgaaGGAACTTATGGAAGGTgaagaaggaaagaaagttaAGAGGAAGATGGGTGAACTCAAAAGTGTTGCGACTAGCACATTGGCCGAAGGTGGCTCCTCGTTTAAAACATTTGCCAAGGTCGTAAATGTGTGGAAAAAATATTAGATATCTTGCATTGAGGAGAAATAAAAGAATAGCCATATTAgatatttttcattcataatggatttttatttttatcgagTTAATAGCTGTGCTTTTAAGATTTTACTTATAGTATGGGACATTTCTTATATAAAAAGCTTTAGAAAAATACATATCCAGTAGCTTCATACTGAATATATATCAAGATGATAAGACATTAACTCTACTAAACATAAATTTAACCATACCCAAAACAATTATATTTGCCATTTCAGTGACACCGTCTATATCAAGATGATGGCATGCATTACTCTTCTCTCACTCTCCTCTATGCTCGGGCgttcctgcgtcaccataatatTTGAACCGTCCATCATTACGATGAATAACATATCCAAACTTATTCTGCTAAATACTAATAGTAAGATGTAATTCGTAGACATTATGCAGAATTAATAAATTCACTTCCATTAAATGGTGTATTGAAGGTTCTAACATCATAAACAACACAAaactggttaaaaagaccaaaatcaacaattcgtggatgaaatggacaattagattttgatactgtttaaatggacaaaaatgtaaaaataggcaggatgtaaccagtttcatcgtgcccattttcaaatattttttcttatttttaatatacacaggatgtatccagtttcatccttgttattttttaaatttaaactaggatgaatccaatttcatccttgccaTTTTTTTGCCGTTTcatccaaattattttttactcgtccatttgaaccgtgatttaaaaatatttggacaaatggccCATTTTCCACATAAACAAAGCATAAATGAAAGAGAGATCACTCAAAATCtacacaaatatgtatttgtaaaAGCTACACAATAGCATATTTACCTGTTTCTCTTCTTAGTCGTACTCTTCTTCAAGTTTCCGGTAATAGAATTTAATGAAACCAAGCTGTCGAAATAACTCACCGCAGTTCCAACGTATAAGCGACTGATatttgtttttcttgcatttccaTATTTTAGATCACATAAAATGAGCGGACCTCCTACATTCCTGAACAAAATTTCACCATTCTTAAAAGACGACACATAAAAACAGGAATGAAACCCTGCAACATCAAGCGTAATGGTATGAAGTTTAGTCCAAGACTCTGGGACTCCATAATCCATCATTACCCATACTTCAAAAGCACCGTTGCCATAAGCATATGCATGCACACAAAGATACCCTTCCAACAGTCCCATATCTATGTTGTATCTGTTAGTCGTTGATAACGTTGTTGGTAGTTGCATTTCTTTGAATGTTTCTTAGTTGATATCCATTGAGATTATCATTGTGGAGGATGCTTCTCTATGTAACCACCCaaaccaatgaagagctccattgaAAAGCATCCCAGACGACACTCGAATAGTTGTTCGAGTACTATGCAACTCATATTGGATGGATTGAATGCTTTTCCATGAGTTTGATTTTAAGGAATAGACTTGCACTGAAGTAGTATGATCCTCATTTCGAACAATCTCTACCAACTTGTAATCGTCCGCCACGTAATCATAACCAAAACCATGGTAGCATTTACCAACATAGTTATCGCTCCAAAAGTAAACCACGCCATTGCACGAACCCAACAACTCAATACGCTTTAAAGAATCGCAGGGGAAATCCATTTTAACGAAATCATTATCATTAGAATATTCGTTCAATAATGAATCGTGCCCTATTGTTAGCAAATTGTTAGAATCATAACTTTTGAACATGACATTGTAGTTGTTTATTTGGGTTATAGTAGTACGATCAAGATTCAATTTAGCGAAATCAGGATCAGAAATGAGATGAAACCAAGACCTACATACAGGGAGTTTGACCGAAAGTAATATTGATTTCAATAATTAGGTGAAAACTATGTGATGTTGGCCAAGTTGACCAAAACTAAATGTACTAGTTTGTCATCCGTGTGATGCACGGGTCTGGTTTTTGCTTATAGGAATATTGGATGCTTGTTATAGTGAGTATATTTCttggacttatagttttgggctTAAGTTTGGTAATTTGTTCCTAGATGACTTATGTTTTCTCT
This window harbors:
- the LOC113344579 gene encoding hydroquinone glucosyltransferase-like; this encodes MEEHTDLLPHVIIIPSPGMGHLIPITEFAKRLVLDHGFSATLLIPTETNSPFEALISLPRDINTIFLSPVDLSDLSKDTEIGTRITATMNRSLPSVSDSVRTITSTHRVVCMVVDLFSTGAIDIANEFSINNAYIFISSTAMLLSSIYHAPKLDQAYSCEYRDVPGLIQIPGCVPIRGADLMNPFEDRKTEAYASFLQCWKKLNLGKGIFINSFEEIEYGAIEVLNGKQWDNPPVYAIGPLTRTGVRDGGSDELGCLKYLDNQPPSSVLFVSFGSGGTLSGEQLTELALGLEMSNQRFLWFLKSPAPIDKAASTCYLSAQSVEDPSVVLPKGFLDRTLDSGMVVSSWAPQVEILSHKSTGGFLSHCGWNSTLESILQGVPLIAWPLFAEQTMNAVMLTENMKVALRPKPMENGIIGRDEICKVVKELMEGEEGKKVKRKMGELKSVATSTLAEGGSSFKTFAKVVNVWKKY